The Borreliella burgdorferi B31 DNA segment CTAATTGGTTTAAGTATTTTTCTATTGTTGATATAACACTAGGAGTTAGATTTCGGTTTTTGAGATTTTCGTTATAAAATTTGAGTAGAGTTTTTTGAGAATAATTTTCTAATATTAAATTGATTTCAAATATTGTTATGGTAAGAATAAGTAATCTGCATGCATGATTCATTACTTTTT contains these protein-coding regions:
- a CDS encoding plasmid maintenance protein, with protein sequence KVMNHACRLLILTITIFEINLILENYSQKTLLKFYNENLKNRNLTPSVISTIEKYLNQLEKEINVIVEFYFKDNQSIIYYKLNYTLEKVCLKLQEYYKLFYKKLKQFLQKNTTTT